The Rickettsiales bacterium genome segment ACATTAGCGCCGATTTCCGAAGTAAAGAAGCCTGCGCGCTTGCTTGCGGCGGCATATCTTGGTAATACAAGGCTGATTGATAATATTGCTTTATAAGGAGTGTTGCGATGTCCCAGTCCACTGCGAAGAACCTGGCTAATGCCTATCCTGTTCCTGCCGGCATGACGATCAAAGGAGCCTATGTTCCGGGCGGAGAGACTGTGTTTACAGCGGAAGCGCTTGCATTCGTGGCTGAGATTGCACGGAAGTTCTCGGCGCGTCGCGACGCACTGCTTGCCGCACGTGCTGAGGTACAATCCAGACTCGATAAAGGTGAGTTGCTGGATTTCCTGCCGGAGACCAAGAATATCCGCGAAAGCGACTGGGGTATTGCGGGCATTCCGAAAGACCTGCAGGACAGGCGCGTGGAAATCACGGGTCCGGTTGAACGTAAGATGGTAATCAACGCACTAAATTCCGGTGCCAAAGTATTCATGGCGGATTTTGAAGATTCGCTGTCTCCCGTATGGGAGGCGGTCGTGCAGGGGCAGATCAACATGCGTGATGCTGTCAGCCGCACGATCCGTTATGTCAGCCCCGAAGGCAAACAGTATCAGTTGAATGAGAAGACTGCCGTACTTATCGTGCGCCCGCGCGGTTGGCATCTGAATGAAAAACATGTGCTGGTGGACGGCAAGGAAATTCCCGGTGCGTTTCTGGATTTCGGCATCTATTTTTATAACAATGCAAAAGCGCTGCTTGCAAACGATAGCGGTCCCTATTTCTACCTGCCTAAAACCGAGCATTATAAGGAAGCTGAGCTGTGGCGCGATATTTTCCAGTTTGCTGAAGAGACGTTGGAACTGAAGCGTGGAACTATCAAGGCAACGCTGCTGATTGAAACGATCAATGCCACATTCCAGATGGATGAGATCATTCACGCGCTTAAGGATTATTGCGTGGCGCTGAACTGCGGACGCTGGGACTATATTTTCAGCTTCATCAAGAAATTCCATGCAAGACCGGATTTCATGCTTCCGGAACGCGCGCAGGTCACAATGACGACGCACTTCCTGCGTTCTTATTCGCAGTTGCTTATCAAGACCACGCACAGGCGCGGCGCAATGGCTATGGGCGGTATGGCGGCTTTTATTCCGGTTAAGAATGACGAAGCAGCCAATGACAAGGCGATTGCCGCCGTGCGCGCCGATAAGGAGCGTGAAGCCGGTGACGGCCATGATGGCACCTGGGTTGCGCATCCGGGATTGGTGCCGGTGGCGATGGATGTGTTTAACCGCATTATGCCGCAGCCCAACCAGATTGACCGTAAACGTGAAGATGTGAATGTGACTGCCAAGGACCTGCTCGCGATTCCGGAAGGAACCATTACGGAAGCGGGCCTGCGTGGCAATATCAGTGTAGGCCTGCAATATATTGCGGCATGGATCGGCGGCAATGGCTGCGTGCCGATCAACAACCTGATGGAAGACGCTGCAACGGCAGAAATTTCGCGCTCGCAGATCTGGCAATGGGTGCACCATAAAGCCAAACTCGATGACGGCAGGCAAGTGACGTATGATCTTTTCCGCCAGTTGCTGCCGCAGGAAATCGCAACAATCCGTGAGAAGCTGGGAGATCAGTTCGATGACAGCTTGTTCGCTCGTGCTGCAAAGCTGCTGGAAAAGCTTGTGAAGCAGGAAGAGTTCACGGAATTCCTGACGTTGCCGGGTTACGAACTGCTGCAGTAGTTTTGTATTTGCGTTCAAGAGCGCCACGCAGGCTGCGCGCCTCAATGGCGCTAGTCCTCGCTATGCTCGTCCAGAGTCCCTATCGTAAATTAGTTTTCCGCACTGTATTAACCCCTTGTTAATGCGCCTGTGGTATTGTGCGTATACGCTCAAGAAACGGCTTTCCTATGAATACTCCGCGTTTTCCTTCCGATGTGCCTTCGTTCCTCTGGCACTTCATATGCAAGTGGAAATGGCAGTTTGCCATTCTGCTGTTAGTGCCGGCTGCTCGCATTCTTGCGGTTAATCTGTTTCCCTATGCGCTGAAGATGCTTGTGGATGCCATGATGCTGCTCGACAAGCAGCATTCCCATGTCATCGACAGTTTATGGAAGCCGATTGCGATGTATTTCGGTGTGTGGCTCGGCTGGATCGTCTTTTTCCGCTCGCAGGAAATTGTATATGTCCACACCATTCCAAAATTTCAGGCAGCGATACGCATGAGTGTCGTGGAGTATGTACAGCAGCATTCGCACCAGTATTTTGCTGATCATTTCGCCGGCAGCATTGCCGGAAAGATTTCCGATCTGCCGCGCGCGGCCAGTGCGCTCGTCGACCTTGTGCGCTGGCGCATCGTCGGCACGCTTAGTGTTGCACTAGCGGGCATCGTCATGATGGCGCATATCCATGCGGTATTTGCACTGATCGTGGCGGCATTTGTCGTAACGCAGGTGGGAATCGGTTATTTCATTACGCGCCGTGTTGCACGCTTTTCTGCAATCAATGCCGAAGACCGCACGCGCCTGCATGGTCACGTTATCGACTCGCTGACGAATAATTCGGCCGTGCGGCTGTTTGCCCGCAGACAGGCGGAGCAATCCTATATCGGAGGGTTTCAGGCTACTGAACAGACAAGCAACCGCAGAGTATTGTTTGAAATGTGGAAGGTGCGGTTAATCTTTGAGTGGCCGGGGCTGGCGATGGGGGCGGGGCTCATGGCGGCCATTGTTTTTGGCTGGAGTCACGGTAGTGTAGGGCTGGGGGATGCCGTATTCATCCTTTACAGTGGTTTCGGCATATTGGAAACGGTCTGGCAGCTCGGCATGGAGCTGCCGATGCTGTTCAGTGAAATTGGAGTGTGCAAACAGGCGCTGACGATTGTCAGCGGCGCGCATGGCGTTGTGGATGCGCCGGATGCGGGAACGCTGAAAGTGAGCGGGGGAGAGATCGCATTCGACAATGTGCATTTCCAGTACCGGCCGGGCAAGGATATCTTCCGCGATAAAAATATTACCATTCCTTCCGGTCAGCGAGTGGGACTGGTGGGATTTTCCGGCAGCGGCAAGAGCACATTCGTTAACCTTATCCTGCGGCTTTACGATGTGGAAGGCGGGCGCATACTCATAGATGGGCAGGATATTGCCAAAGTGACGCAGGATAGTCTTCGTGCATCCATTGCTATGATTCCGCAGGATTCTTCGCTCTTTCACCGCACGCTGATGGAGAATATACGTTATGGGCGTATGGAGGCGACGGATGAAGAGGTAATCGAAGCATCCAAACGAGCGCACTGCCATGAATTTATCCTGAAGCTGGAGGAAGGCTACGATTCGCTGGTGGGCGAACGCGGTATCAAGCTTTCCGGCGGCCAGCGGCAACGCATTGCTATTGCACGTGCCATGCTCAAAAACGCCCCTATTCTTATCCTGGACGAAGCAACTTCAGCGCTTGACTCTGTTACGGAAAAATACATTCAGGAGAGCCTGAATACACTCATGGCCGGGCGCACAACGATTGTCATTGCGCACCGGCTTTCCACGCTTGCGCATCTGGATCGCGTACTGGTGTTCAAAGATGGCTCGATTACCGAAGACGGAACGCATGCCGAGTTGCTAGCGGCGAACGGCCATTATGCTAAGCTCTGGAAAATGCAGGCAGGTGGGTTCCTTCCGGATTAGGCGGGTAGGCTGAGTCTCACGCGTAAGCCACCGCTTGGCGCATCCTCCAGTGCCATTTCTCCACCGTGGCGGAGAATGATATCCTGTACGATAGAAAGACCAAGCCCGGCGCCGCTCGTGTCGAGATTGCGGGAGATATCAAGGCGCTTGAAAGGCTGCAGGGCGGTCTCTCTTTCATCCGGCGGAATACCGGGACCGTAATCATCCAGCATGATTTCCACATGGCCGCGTGTCTCCCGTACAGAGATTTCACAGCGCTGGCCGTAGCGAAGGGCGTTATCGATCACGTTGTTCAGACAGCGGCACATGGCATTGCGGAATAATGTCACCTGCGTATGCGTGGTAGATATGAGTTTGACGTCTTTTCCTTGAGAAGCATATTTGCCTACGACATCGCCAAGCAGAGTTGAAATATCGACGAGTTTTGCCTTTTCCCCGCCTTTGCCGCGTGCGAAGTCCAGATACTCCTGAATCATGTTTTCCATATCCTGCACGTCAGCCAGCAGAGGCTTGCTGTATTTCTGGTCGGGCAGCATGGCGAGCGCCAGTCTCATACGTGTGAGCGGTGTGCGCAGATCGTGCGAGATTGAGGCCAGCATTTCCGTGCGTGCACCAATCATTCGCTTCAGGCGTTCACGCATGGCAAGGAATGAACGACCTGCCTGCCTCACCTCGCTTGCTCCTTGCGGGCGAAACTCAATATCATCTTGGCCCTTACCGAATTTCTCGGCTACTTCCGCGAGTTTGGCGATCGGGCGGATCTGATTGCGCATGAATATCGTTGCCACCAGCACCAGCAGCATGGCCGAACTCACCATCCAGATAATGAAAACCCATCCGCTGACGCTGATAAGCCGTTTGAGTGAGAACTGCATCTGGAGCACATAGTCCTTCATCTGGATCAGCAGGATGACGTTGCTATTGCCGCGTGAACGACGGATCAGGAACGGCTCTTCAATCGTATCGCGCAGTTGCGAGGCGACGGTCTTGAACATCTTGTCGTCCGTGGCGCTGGGGTAATGCGAGCCGGAAGGATCGGAAGGTTTCTTTGAGATATCGATATCCATAAAGCGGTAGGCCATACGCACCAGCTTCTGGCGTTCTTTATCGTCGGAATGCTTGAATTCTTCCACGAGAAACGCGATATCTCCGGCCAGTGTGATTGAAAAATGACGCTCCACATGTTCCCAATGCGCAATATAGAATACATAGATCGCGACTGTCTGCATGATCAACATCGGCAGCACGAGGATTAGCAGGGCTCGTGTGAACAGGCTGGTGGGAAGAAGGCGTTTAAGGCGGGTCATTATTTCATCTCTCAGTCAGAGGAAAGCGCGTAACCGGAACCGCGTACGGTCTTTATATATACAGGTCTGCTGCTGTCTGCTTCAATCTTTTTACGCAAACGGGTGATCTGTACGTCTACATTGCGTTCGTTGTCGCCGATACCGAGACTTTTCGCGAGATCGCTGCGTGTGACTGCTTCCGGAGAATTTTCCGCCAGTGTTTTGAGTAGTTGCGATTCGCTGGTGGTCAGGAAGATAGTTTCCGTATTTTTCTGCAGGTTCCCGTTGGTCAGGTCGAAGCGGAATTCTCCGAATTGGATAAAGGTTTTAGCGGAAGTGATATTCGTGCGGCGCAGTATCGCCTGGATGCGCAGCACCAGTTCCCGCGGTTCGAACGGTTTGGTAAGGTAATCATCCGCCCCCGTTTCAAGACCTGTGATCCTGTCTTCCGTTTCCGCCATAGCGGTCAGTAGCAGGATGGGAGGGATAATGACCTCTCTTTTTAAGGAGTGTGCAAGCTCCACTCCAGTTTCTCCAGGCATCATCACGTCCAGCACCATAAGATCGAAACGGAAGAGCGCTAATTTTGCCCGGGCATCTTTTGCGTTTACGGCGACCGTTACGGCGAACCCCTGGTCACGCAGGTAGGTCTGTAAGAGCTCACGCAGTCGCGTATCGTCATCTACCACGAGTATATGCGGTTTCTCAAGAGGGGCATTCATGTAAGGCCGTATATTAAACTACTATGTTTGCTTGATAATAACGCGGTATCAGCAAATGTCTAATGGCAATTCGCAAGGATTTCGACTAATAAACGGGAAAATGGGGCGAATGAGGGGACTCGAACCCCCGACATCCAGAATCACAATCTGGCGCTCTAACCAACTGAGCTACATCCGCCATGTTTCAAGAGTGTGCATAAAAACAAAATTCTCCCAAAGGTCAAACAAAAAACTATTTTTCTTGAAAAATTCTTGAAGTGTATTTAGTAATGTCCCCCAGCCAGAGGGATTTATGAAAAAAATTGAAGCCATCATCAAGCCTTTCAAGCTGGACGAAGTCAAGGAAGCCCTGCAGGAGATAGGGATCCAGGGGTTGACTGTCGCCGAAGTTAAGGGGTTCGGTCGCCAGAAAGGCCATACCGAATTATACCGCGGCGCGGAGTATGTTGTTGACTTCCTTCCAAAAGTAATGGTCGTTATCGTAGTCGAGGACGGCATGGCGGAGCGCGTGATTGAAGCGATCGTCAATGCTTCCCGTACCGGCAAAATCGGGGACGGCAAAATCTTCGTTTCTGACGTGGCGGAAGTCATCCGCATCCGCACGGGCGAAAAGGGAAGCGCCGCCATCTAAGAGTTTTATTCCAATCAAAAGAAAGAAAAGGACATGTCTGACAAAAATAATGCAATTAGCCACGCTCTGAACCTGATTAAGGAACATGAGGTACAGTTCGTCGATTTCCGCTTTACCGACCCGAAGGGGAAATGGCAGCATACCGCTTATTCGGCTAAGAAAGTCGATAAGGGCGTTTTTGAAGACGGCATCATGTTCGATGGTTCCTCCATCGCTGGCTGGAAGTCGATCAATGAATCCGACATGATCCTGATGCCGGATGCTTCCACTGCGTTCCTCGATCCGTTCACGGCTCAGCCGACGATCGTGATCTTCTGCGACGTTATCGAACCCTCGACCGGCCAGAACTATAGCCGCGACCCGCGTTCGACCGCTAAGCGCGCTGAGCAGTACCTGGCTTACACCGGCCTTGGCGATAAAGCTTATTTCGGCCCTGAACTCGAATTCTTCGTGTTTGATGACGTTCGCTATAAAGTCAGCATGAACGAAGCGTTCTACTCGCTGGATTCCGAAGAATCCCCTCATAACACCGGCAAAGTGTACGAAACCGGTAATATGGGT includes the following:
- the aceB gene encoding malate synthase A, encoding MSQSTAKNLANAYPVPAGMTIKGAYVPGGETVFTAEALAFVAEIARKFSARRDALLAARAEVQSRLDKGELLDFLPETKNIRESDWGIAGIPKDLQDRRVEITGPVERKMVINALNSGAKVFMADFEDSLSPVWEAVVQGQINMRDAVSRTIRYVSPEGKQYQLNEKTAVLIVRPRGWHLNEKHVLVDGKEIPGAFLDFGIYFYNNAKALLANDSGPYFYLPKTEHYKEAELWRDIFQFAEETLELKRGTIKATLLIETINATFQMDEIIHALKDYCVALNCGRWDYIFSFIKKFHARPDFMLPERAQVTMTTHFLRSYSQLLIKTTHRRGAMAMGGMAAFIPVKNDEAANDKAIAAVRADKEREAGDGHDGTWVAHPGLVPVAMDVFNRIMPQPNQIDRKREDVNVTAKDLLAIPEGTITEAGLRGNISVGLQYIAAWIGGNGCVPINNLMEDAATAEISRSQIWQWVHHKAKLDDGRQVTYDLFRQLLPQEIATIREKLGDQFDDSLFARAAKLLEKLVKQEEFTEFLTLPGYELLQ
- a CDS encoding ABC transporter ATP-binding protein, whose amino-acid sequence is MNTPRFPSDVPSFLWHFICKWKWQFAILLLVPAARILAVNLFPYALKMLVDAMMLLDKQHSHVIDSLWKPIAMYFGVWLGWIVFFRSQEIVYVHTIPKFQAAIRMSVVEYVQQHSHQYFADHFAGSIAGKISDLPRAASALVDLVRWRIVGTLSVALAGIVMMAHIHAVFALIVAAFVVTQVGIGYFITRRVARFSAINAEDRTRLHGHVIDSLTNNSAVRLFARRQAEQSYIGGFQATEQTSNRRVLFEMWKVRLIFEWPGLAMGAGLMAAIVFGWSHGSVGLGDAVFILYSGFGILETVWQLGMELPMLFSEIGVCKQALTIVSGAHGVVDAPDAGTLKVSGGEIAFDNVHFQYRPGKDIFRDKNITIPSGQRVGLVGFSGSGKSTFVNLILRLYDVEGGRILIDGQDIAKVTQDSLRASIAMIPQDSSLFHRTLMENIRYGRMEATDEEVIEASKRAHCHEFILKLEEGYDSLVGERGIKLSGGQRQRIAIARAMLKNAPILILDEATSALDSVTEKYIQESLNTLMAGRTTIVIAHRLSTLAHLDRVLVFKDGSITEDGTHAELLAANGHYAKLWKMQAGGFLPD
- a CDS encoding ATP-binding protein; protein product: MTRLKRLLPTSLFTRALLILVLPMLIMQTVAIYVFYIAHWEHVERHFSITLAGDIAFLVEEFKHSDDKERQKLVRMAYRFMDIDISKKPSDPSGSHYPSATDDKMFKTVASQLRDTIEEPFLIRRSRGNSNVILLIQMKDYVLQMQFSLKRLISVSGWVFIIWMVSSAMLLVLVATIFMRNQIRPIAKLAEVAEKFGKGQDDIEFRPQGASEVRQAGRSFLAMRERLKRMIGARTEMLASISHDLRTPLTRMRLALAMLPDQKYSKPLLADVQDMENMIQEYLDFARGKGGEKAKLVDISTLLGDVVGKYASQGKDVKLISTTHTQVTLFRNAMCRCLNNVIDNALRYGQRCEISVRETRGHVEIMLDDYGPGIPPDERETALQPFKRLDISRNLDTSGAGLGLSIVQDIILRHGGEMALEDAPSGGLRVRLSLPA
- a CDS encoding response regulator, producing MNAPLEKPHILVVDDDTRLRELLQTYLRDQGFAVTVAVNAKDARAKLALFRFDLMVLDVMMPGETGVELAHSLKREVIIPPILLLTAMAETEDRITGLETGADDYLTKPFEPRELVLRIQAILRRTNITSAKTFIQFGEFRFDLTNGNLQKNTETIFLTTSESQLLKTLAENSPEAVTRSDLAKSLGIGDNERNVDVQITRLRKKIEADSSRPVYIKTVRGSGYALSSD
- a CDS encoding P-II family nitrogen regulator, giving the protein MKKIEAIIKPFKLDEVKEALQEIGIQGLTVAEVKGFGRQKGHTELYRGAEYVVDFLPKVMVVIVVEDGMAERVIEAIVNASRTGKIGDGKIFVSDVAEVIRIRTGEKGSAAI